Proteins from a single region of Plasmodium brasilianum strain Bolivian I chromosome 13, whole genome shotgun sequence:
- a CDS encoding PIR protein, with the protein MASGDPAENENSVTLFLKYKKEFEDVILDIYNRMRGVQGENPGRKCALIEQNKPNFATPCQEVGRYLIEIKENYKSDSFKRCKYLNYRINSDDNYNNSSWFQGYRDFSSKTGNICTDEIKIIHQDVLNKLKQLYSYYDNFSTFNGKDNDSDGNICESVRECYNFYNNNYKECQQNSNDPFCEELINFKNAYDDKMNKFTPCEGLPKILPQIEQTSTQILPPTEDVDYVFVPILTTSIFTPLKSWIYYRLRKKKIIELNKFQEALSESLQNLHVVVNRNCEVSSHNITYQPQGDT; encoded by the exons atggCATCCGGAGATCCAGCAGAAAAT gAAAATTCCGTaacattatttcttaaatataaaaaggaatttGAAGATGTTATCTTAGATATTTATAACAGGATGCGTGGGGTACAAGGTGAAAATCCTGGAAGGAAATGTGCTCTAATCGAGCAAAATAAACCTAATTTTGCTACACCATGCCAAGAGGTTGGTAGATatttaattgaaataaaggaaaacTATAAATCCGATAGCTTCAAACGTTGTAAATACTTAAATTATAGGATAAATTCAgatgataattataataattcaaGTTGGTTTCAGGGATATAGAGATTTTTCGTCCAAAACAGGAAATATATGCACAgacgaaataaaaattattcatcaagatgttttaaataaactTAAACAATTATATAGCTATTATGATAATTTCAGCACATTTAATGGTAAAGACAATGACTCCGATGGTAATATTTGTGAAAGTGTTAGAGAATGTTATAActtttataacaataattacAAAGAATGTCAACAAAATAGCAATGACCCTTTTTGTGAGGAGTTAATCAATTTTAAGAATGCATATGatgataaaatgaataaattcaCTCCATGCGAAGGTTTGCCAAAAATATTACCACAAATAGAACAAACTTCAACACAAATATTACCACCTACAGAAGATGTAGATTACGTATTTGTTCCCATTTTAACAACATCTATC TTTACTCCACTGAAATCTTGGATATATTATCgtttacgaaaaaaaaaaattattgaactTAACAAATTTCAAGAAGCATTGAGCGAATCCTTACAAAACCTTCATGTAGTAGTAAATAGGAATTGTGAAGTAAGTTCTCATAATATAACCTATCAACCTCAAGGAGACACTTGA